One genomic region from Natrinema caseinilyticum encodes:
- a CDS encoding (2Fe-2S) ferredoxin domain-containing protein: protein MNERTEQHRERLAAHVFVCVNDRDSAHANCAAAGGEETFTAVTEWLRERDAYWTAVSVTRTSCLGLCSDDGTAISIQPRNTWYADVTPADVPDLLESEFGADAERVGGGT from the coding sequence ATGAACGAACGGACCGAACAACACCGCGAGCGCCTCGCGGCGCACGTCTTCGTCTGTGTGAACGACCGCGATTCTGCACACGCCAACTGCGCGGCGGCCGGTGGCGAGGAGACGTTCACCGCCGTTACGGAGTGGTTGCGCGAACGGGACGCGTACTGGACGGCGGTGTCCGTCACCAGGACCTCGTGTCTGGGCCTGTGCAGCGACGATGGGACCGCGATTTCGATCCAACCGCGAAACACGTGGTACGCCGACGTGACGCCAGCGGACGTTCCCGACCTACTCGAGTCCGAATTCGGTGCCGACGCGGAGCGGGTCGGCGGCGGCACGTGA
- a CDS encoding DUF4040 domain-containing protein: MSALAYSLVVFILVTAVATALFRDVLSVIIVFGAYSLGMAILYTYLLAPDVAMTEAAIGAGVTTLLLLLTIARTSRPSTDDLRERIHVPAVVAVGAFVVLLGTVVLPEMYAVGLVDTPVWSNPDVTQHYIRETYEQTGVQNAVTSVLAAYRGFDTFGEAVVVFAAGVSTLLVLKREVFA; the protein is encoded by the coding sequence GTGAGCGCCCTCGCGTACTCGCTCGTCGTTTTCATCCTCGTGACCGCAGTCGCGACCGCGCTCTTTCGCGACGTGCTGTCGGTTATCATCGTCTTCGGTGCCTACAGTCTCGGCATGGCGATTCTCTACACGTACCTGCTGGCACCCGACGTGGCGATGACCGAGGCCGCGATCGGCGCCGGCGTCACGACGCTTCTCCTGTTGCTGACGATCGCACGGACGTCGCGGCCCTCGACGGACGACTTACGGGAGCGCATTCACGTTCCGGCCGTCGTCGCAGTCGGCGCGTTCGTCGTGCTGCTCGGTACCGTCGTCCTGCCGGAGATGTACGCCGTCGGACTCGTGGACACGCCCGTCTGGTCGAACCCGGACGTGACCCAACACTACATCAGGGAGACCTACGAGCAGACCGGCGTCCAGAACGCGGTGACGTCCGTCCTGGCGGCCTATCGTGGGTTCGACACCTTCGGAGAGGCGGTCGTCGTCTTCGCCGCCGGGGTCTCGACGTTGCTCGTCTTGAAACGCGAGGTGTTCGCCTAA
- a CDS encoding MnhB domain-containing protein: MPTPYDDTYTESQVIMTAVKIIAPFTLTYGLFMTFHGGDAPGGGFQGGTIVGVTILMLAFAFGIEPTRQWLRNSLLVGLVTGGVVIFGAIGFAMVALGGNFLEFYQLKEVFHIKPKWGLEAVEIAGISLIVAGTMITLFFAMASGFAPDRPSGTGGTSMAESTADERRESADTEVSDDD, from the coding sequence ATGCCCACTCCTTACGACGACACCTACACCGAAAGTCAGGTGATCATGACCGCGGTCAAGATTATCGCACCGTTTACGCTCACCTACGGGTTGTTTATGACGTTCCACGGGGGCGACGCCCCCGGCGGCGGCTTCCAGGGTGGAACCATCGTCGGCGTCACGATCCTCATGCTCGCGTTCGCCTTCGGGATCGAACCGACCCGACAGTGGCTCCGCAACTCCCTGCTCGTCGGCCTCGTCACCGGCGGCGTCGTCATCTTCGGCGCGATCGGCTTCGCGATGGTGGCACTCGGCGGTAACTTCCTCGAGTTCTATCAACTCAAGGAGGTCTTCCACATCAAACCGAAGTGGGGGCTCGAGGCCGTCGAAATCGCCGGTATATCGCTGATCGTCGCCGGAACCATGATCACCCTCTTCTTCGCGATGGCGTCGGGATTCGCGCCCGACCGTCCGAGCGGGACCGGGGGAACGAGCATGGCCGAGAGCACGGCCGACGAGCGCCGCGAGTCGGCCGACACGGAGGTGAGCGACGATGATTGA
- the allB gene encoding allantoinase AllB produces the protein MTVDLVVRNCTVVTPAGRTPDAGVAVEDGTIVAVGRSDRLPDADRVFDGEGTVLVPGIVDCHIHNREPGLEYKEDWESATRAAAAGGVTTVVGMPNTDPVIDRPEHLELKFERGEASAHVDFQSYAVVTSENLDLIPAIDEAGAIGYKIFLGSTVGDVPPPNDGEILEAMKRIRETGKRLGFHEENGEIIDYYTARFKEEGRTDPIDHSHSRPVIAEREAVERMITFAEETGTKIHMFHVSSGSAAEAVARGKDRGVDVTAETTPHYLWFTEDVVREKGNVARVQPPIRDAAERDELWSVGVDGGAIDCIATDHAPHTPEEKLVDDPFGNTWNAISGFVGLETEVPAMLTFVDRGRLTLEEWVRRHSTRPAQVWGMYPQKGSLQVGTDADFTIVDPTREWTLEDRDTLHSKNSVTPFEGESFTGKAVATVVRGEVVASDGDVVGEAGYGTRVDVD, from the coding sequence ATGACCGTCGACCTCGTCGTGCGCAACTGTACCGTCGTCACGCCCGCGGGCCGGACTCCCGACGCGGGCGTCGCCGTCGAAGACGGAACCATCGTCGCAGTCGGCCGGAGCGACCGGCTCCCCGACGCGGACCGCGTCTTCGACGGCGAGGGCACCGTCCTCGTGCCTGGAATCGTCGACTGCCACATCCACAACCGCGAGCCCGGACTCGAGTACAAGGAGGACTGGGAGTCCGCGACGAGAGCGGCCGCCGCAGGCGGCGTGACGACCGTCGTCGGAATGCCGAACACCGACCCGGTCATCGACCGACCGGAGCACCTCGAGTTGAAGTTCGAGCGCGGCGAGGCGTCGGCGCACGTCGATTTCCAGAGCTACGCGGTCGTGACATCCGAAAACCTGGACCTGATCCCGGCGATCGACGAGGCCGGCGCGATCGGGTACAAGATCTTCCTGGGCTCGACCGTCGGCGACGTTCCGCCGCCGAACGACGGCGAAATCCTCGAGGCGATGAAACGAATCCGCGAGACCGGGAAACGGCTCGGGTTCCACGAAGAAAACGGCGAGATCATCGACTACTACACGGCGAGGTTCAAAGAGGAGGGTCGGACCGATCCCATCGACCACTCACACTCGCGGCCCGTGATCGCCGAGCGAGAGGCCGTGGAGCGAATGATCACTTTCGCCGAAGAGACCGGAACGAAGATTCACATGTTCCACGTCTCGTCGGGGTCGGCTGCCGAGGCCGTCGCCCGCGGAAAGGACCGCGGCGTCGACGTGACTGCGGAGACGACCCCGCACTACCTCTGGTTCACCGAGGACGTCGTGCGCGAGAAGGGCAACGTCGCACGGGTTCAGCCACCCATCCGAGACGCTGCCGAGCGGGACGAACTCTGGTCCGTCGGCGTCGACGGCGGCGCGATCGACTGCATCGCCACCGACCACGCGCCCCACACCCCCGAGGAGAAACTGGTCGACGATCCGTTCGGAAACACGTGGAACGCGATCTCGGGATTCGTCGGCCTCGAGACGGAGGTGCCGGCGATGCTCACGTTCGTCGATCGGGGCCGACTCACGCTCGAGGAGTGGGTCCGCCGCCACTCGACCCGGCCGGCCCAGGTCTGGGGGATGTACCCGCAGAAGGGGTCGCTGCAGGTCGGCACCGACGCCGATTTCACGATCGTCGATCCGACGCGAGAGTGGACCCTCGAGGACCGCGACACCCTTCACTCGAAGAATTCGGTTACGCCGTTCGAGGGAGAGTCGTTCACCGGGAAAGCCGTCGCGACGGTGGTCCGCGGCGAGGTCGTCGCGTCGGACGGCGACGTGGTCGGCGAGGCCGGATACGGAACGCGCGTCGACGTCGACTGA
- a CDS encoding quinone-dependent dihydroorotate dehydrogenase — protein MTLYSRVRPLAFKLPAETAHDLGKRTLRVAQSNWPTRTALSAAYQFEHPALESDLFGTRFPNPVGVAAGFDKNAEVTHALAALGFGFVEIGTVTPYAQSGNDRPRLFRLLEDGAMINRMGFNGQGMERVKARLETDGPPEVPLGVNIGKMNSSNEREAIEDYRRVFDRLSPFADYVVVNVSCPNTPDEFDEGSPDHLRSIFETLEAENDRGVPILVKIGPDSPEQSMFDLVDIARAYDLDGIVATNTSTSRTGLESPRRAEWGGLSGKPIQDRSTEVIRTLAEYTDGELPIVGVGGVDSAKSAYEKIRAGASLVELYTGFVYEGPSTAKRINRGLVALLERDGFSSIEDAVGADLDG, from the coding sequence ATGACGCTGTACTCGCGTGTGCGCCCCCTCGCGTTCAAACTGCCGGCCGAGACGGCCCACGATCTCGGCAAGCGAACGCTCCGGGTGGCACAGTCGAACTGGCCGACGCGGACGGCGCTGTCCGCCGCATACCAGTTCGAACACCCGGCGCTCGAGTCCGACCTGTTCGGGACGCGATTTCCGAACCCCGTCGGTGTCGCCGCCGGCTTCGACAAGAACGCGGAAGTGACGCACGCGCTCGCCGCGCTCGGCTTCGGCTTCGTCGAAATCGGGACCGTCACGCCCTACGCGCAGTCCGGAAACGACCGGCCGCGACTGTTCCGCCTGCTCGAGGATGGGGCGATGATCAACCGAATGGGCTTCAACGGCCAGGGAATGGAACGGGTCAAAGCACGGCTCGAGACGGACGGACCCCCCGAGGTCCCGCTGGGCGTGAACATCGGCAAGATGAACTCCTCGAACGAGCGCGAGGCGATCGAGGACTACCGTCGGGTCTTCGATCGACTCTCCCCGTTCGCCGACTACGTCGTGGTGAACGTCTCCTGTCCGAACACGCCCGACGAGTTCGACGAGGGATCGCCCGACCACCTCCGCTCGATCTTCGAAACGCTCGAGGCGGAAAACGATCGCGGGGTGCCGATCCTCGTGAAAATCGGGCCCGATTCACCCGAGCAGTCGATGTTCGACCTCGTCGACATCGCCCGAGCGTACGACCTCGACGGCATCGTCGCGACCAACACCTCGACGAGCCGAACCGGCCTCGAGTCGCCGCGTCGAGCGGAGTGGGGCGGGCTCAGCGGCAAACCGATCCAGGATCGCTCGACGGAAGTCATCCGCACGTTAGCCGAGTACACCGACGGCGAGCTACCGATCGTCGGCGTCGGCGGCGTCGACTCCGCGAAGAGCGCCTACGAGAAGATCCGAGCCGGTGCCTCGCTCGTCGAGCTGTATACCGGGTTCGTCTACGAGGGTCCCTCGACCGCGAAACGGATCAACCGGGGTCTCGTGGCGTTACTCGAGCGCGACGGTTTCTCGTCGATCGAAGACGCGGTGGGCGCGGACCTGGACGGGTGA
- a CDS encoding NAD-dependent epimerase/dehydratase family protein, with product MDTPVISDRTILVTGGAGFIGSHLVDALAPHNEVRVLDTFATGDRAYLPDDVTVIEGDIGDPIALQRAARGVDLIFHHAALVSVSQSVDAPRRSNRTNLEASLLVLEQARQEDARVVVASSAAVYGHPEELPVSESASTNPTSPYGIQKLALDQYTRRYEELYGLPTVALRYFNVYGPRQQGPYSGVISTFLEQARAGEPITIEGDGQQSRDFVHVSDVVRANLRAATVDAVGEAYNVGTGQRTTVQELAETIRDATGSSSPIVHRDPRAGDIRHSGADTAKATRTLGFEARIGLESGIRALVGADSAASTGDDVGPPPETNSESGTYS from the coding sequence ATGGACACGCCAGTGATCAGCGACAGAACGATACTCGTGACCGGCGGTGCCGGTTTCATCGGGAGCCACCTCGTCGACGCCCTGGCCCCGCACAACGAGGTCAGGGTCCTCGATACGTTCGCGACCGGCGACCGGGCCTACCTCCCCGACGACGTGACGGTGATCGAAGGCGACATCGGCGATCCGATCGCCCTCCAGCGGGCCGCCCGCGGCGTCGACCTGATCTTCCACCACGCCGCGCTGGTCAGCGTCTCCCAGAGCGTCGACGCGCCGCGACGGAGCAATCGCACGAACCTCGAGGCGAGCCTCCTCGTCCTCGAGCAAGCCCGTCAGGAGGACGCGCGGGTCGTCGTCGCCTCGAGCGCGGCCGTCTACGGCCACCCGGAGGAGTTACCGGTCTCGGAGTCGGCATCGACGAATCCGACGTCGCCGTACGGGATCCAGAAACTCGCACTCGACCAGTACACACGCCGCTACGAGGAACTCTACGGGCTCCCGACCGTGGCGCTGCGGTACTTCAACGTCTACGGTCCGCGCCAGCAGGGGCCGTATAGCGGCGTCATCTCGACGTTCCTCGAACAGGCGCGGGCCGGCGAACCGATCACCATCGAGGGGGACGGCCAGCAGAGCCGTGACTTCGTTCACGTCAGCGACGTCGTCCGGGCAAACCTTCGAGCGGCGACGGTCGACGCGGTAGGCGAAGCGTACAACGTCGGGACAGGACAGCGAACGACGGTCCAGGAGCTCGCCGAGACGATTCGAGACGCGACCGGGTCGTCGTCGCCGATCGTACACCGTGATCCCCGAGCCGGCGACATCAGACATAGCGGGGCGGATACCGCGAAAGCGACTCGGACGCTCGGATTCGAGGCTCGGATCGGTCTCGAGTCGGGAATCCGAGCGCTGGTCGGGGCCGACTCGGCGGCTTCGACCGGGGACGACGTGGGTCCGCCACCGGAAACGAACTCCGAAAGCGGAACCTACAGCTGA
- a CDS encoding DUF7282 domain-containing protein, producing MNARNQLLVVVTALMLVFSSGAMVAAASNAGAMDEDTAVSDDESELTNNETTNETVEDGADVAEDDTNETNETQCPCQPAYVTFEDQTTDGDTVVVQNVTLASPGFVTIHNSSLLVGNVIGSVIGTSEYLEAGTHENVTITLDDPLEEDETLIAMPHRDTNGNQTYDFVETEGLEDGPFLTADGEPVTDDAVVTVETAADEEPVDEEPVDDEEPVEDNVTDEEPIDEEDNVTDEEPVDDEEDEEPVDVPVDEEDNVTDEMPMDELPVDGTEPIFIIVENPTIEELNVENVTVNVLVVGEDIDADEIADQIGDITEDNVTVEEPVDEEDNVTDEEPIDEEDNVTDEEPVDEEDNVTDEEPVDEEDNVTDEEPIEENVTEEPPAMGDNITEDNVTEDNVTEEEPVDEEDNVTEDNVTEEEPEEPAEPFNVTDLEAPDSATVGENITVNATVENPADEEGTEAIQFRLQGDLVAEQNLTLEGGESDTVEFEVDTTDIPPGEYIHMVLADETGEVATIELLEDTEEIDETENGDLENETDTDTDDVENETANESAAALGFAA from the coding sequence ATGAATGCACGCAATCAGCTACTCGTCGTAGTTACTGCGCTGATGCTCGTGTTCTCGAGCGGGGCGATGGTCGCGGCAGCGTCAAACGCTGGGGCCATGGACGAGGACACAGCGGTCAGCGACGACGAGTCCGAACTGACGAACAATGAAACGACAAACGAGACAGTAGAGGACGGCGCTGACGTCGCAGAGGACGACACCAACGAAACCAACGAGACTCAATGCCCGTGTCAGCCCGCATACGTGACGTTCGAGGATCAGACGACCGACGGTGACACGGTCGTCGTCCAGAACGTCACGCTGGCGAGTCCAGGGTTCGTGACGATCCACAACAGTAGCCTCCTCGTGGGTAACGTCATCGGAAGCGTCATCGGGACCTCCGAATACCTCGAGGCGGGGACGCACGAGAACGTGACGATCACGCTCGACGACCCGCTCGAGGAAGACGAGACCCTGATCGCGATGCCACATCGCGATACGAACGGGAATCAGACGTACGACTTCGTCGAAACGGAGGGCCTAGAAGATGGTCCGTTCCTCACGGCCGACGGTGAGCCGGTGACCGACGATGCGGTGGTCACGGTGGAAACGGCCGCGGATGAGGAGCCCGTCGACGAAGAACCCGTCGACGACGAAGAACCAGTCGAGGACAACGTCACCGACGAAGAGCCGATCGACGAAGAGGACAACGTCACTGACGAAGAGCCGGTCGATGACGAAGAGGACGAGGAGCCCGTCGACGTGCCGGTCGACGAAGAGGACAACGTCACTGACGAGATGCCGATGGACGAACTCCCGGTCGATGGCACCGAGCCGATCTTCATCATCGTCGAGAATCCCACCATCGAAGAGTTGAACGTCGAGAACGTTACCGTAAACGTCCTCGTCGTCGGTGAGGATATCGACGCTGATGAAATAGCCGACCAGATCGGCGATATCACCGAGGACAACGTCACCGTCGAAGAGCCGGTCGACGAAGAGGACAACGTCACTGACGAAGAGCCGATCGACGAAGAGGACAACGTGACTGACGAAGAGCCGGTCGACGAAGAGGACAACGTCACTGACGAAGAGCCGGTCGACGAAGAGGACAACGTCACTGACGAAGAGCCGATCGAGGAGAACGTCACCGAAGAACCGCCGGCGATGGGTGACAACATCACCGAGGATAACGTCACGGAAGACAACGTGACTGAGGAAGAGCCGGTCGACGAAGAGGACAACGTCACGGAAGACAACGTGACTGAAGAAGAGCCGGAAGAACCGGCCGAGCCGTTCAACGTCACGGATCTCGAGGCACCCGATAGCGCGACGGTCGGTGAGAACATCACCGTGAACGCGACGGTCGAGAACCCCGCTGACGAGGAAGGCACCGAGGCGATCCAGTTCCGCCTCCAAGGTGATCTCGTCGCCGAGCAGAACCTGACGCTCGAGGGCGGCGAGAGCGATACCGTCGAGTTCGAAGTCGACACCACCGATATCCCGCCCGGCGAGTACATCCACATGGTGCTTGCCGACGAAACCGGTGAGGTCGCCACCATCGAACTCCTCGAAGATACTGAGGAGATAGACGAAACCGAAAACGGAGACCTCGAGAACGAAACGGACACCGATACCGACGACGTTGAGAACGAAACGGCCAACGAATCCGCAGCTGCGCTCGGATTCGCGGCCTAA
- a CDS encoding monovalent cation/H+ antiporter subunit E, with protein sequence MAVERLLVPLSDTVTVRQTVGYAVRSGLDGADAIECHLVVALPYDADVPESARYREEAAELLSRARNWVEEDAGDADVIVETTTLGEAEYLFGPRDYAEIFGVYADEKGIDRLVIDPEYQPGVTAQMLQPLERELERVGLSYDEAPVERPARHGRLVGDGESFDRLFATFWISYGFYLVLGDPTYWFDLVTGAAVAAIVAVSLAQVTFSVPLDRVQSPLRTVRFVCYVPYLLWEIVKANIAVSAVILRPSMPIEPTLTRVNSRVRSGLPLTALANSITLTPGTLTVRASNQELLVHTLIPAAREDLFDGGLERGIRFVFYGRESADIPSPEERDDAEIVGGEEL encoded by the coding sequence GTGGCGGTTGAACGCCTGCTCGTCCCGCTGTCGGACACGGTGACCGTCCGGCAGACGGTCGGATACGCCGTTCGATCGGGGCTCGACGGGGCGGACGCGATCGAATGTCACCTGGTCGTCGCGCTTCCGTACGACGCCGATGTCCCCGAGAGTGCGCGCTATCGCGAAGAGGCGGCGGAATTGCTCTCGCGGGCGCGTAACTGGGTCGAGGAGGACGCCGGTGACGCGGACGTGATCGTCGAGACCACGACGCTCGGCGAAGCGGAATACCTCTTCGGTCCGCGGGATTACGCCGAGATATTCGGCGTGTACGCCGACGAGAAGGGGATCGATCGCCTCGTCATCGATCCGGAGTACCAACCGGGCGTCACGGCCCAGATGCTCCAACCACTCGAGCGCGAACTCGAGCGCGTCGGACTGTCCTACGACGAGGCCCCGGTCGAACGGCCGGCCCGACACGGCCGGCTCGTCGGGGACGGCGAGAGCTTCGACCGGCTGTTCGCGACGTTCTGGATTTCCTACGGGTTCTATCTCGTTCTCGGCGATCCGACCTACTGGTTCGATCTCGTCACCGGCGCTGCCGTCGCCGCCATCGTCGCCGTCTCGCTCGCGCAGGTGACGTTTTCGGTACCGCTGGACCGGGTTCAGTCGCCGCTGCGAACCGTTCGATTCGTCTGTTACGTTCCGTATCTCCTCTGGGAGATCGTCAAAGCCAATATCGCAGTCTCGGCCGTGATACTCCGCCCCTCGATGCCGATCGAACCGACGCTGACCCGCGTCAACTCCCGCGTCCGGAGCGGGCTGCCGCTGACCGCCCTGGCCAACAGCATCACGCTCACGCCGGGCACCCTGACGGTTCGGGCCAGTAACCAGGAGCTGCTGGTCCACACCTTGATTCCAGCGGCCCGAGAGGATCTGTTCGACGGCGGACTCGAGCGCGGGATCCGCTTCGTCTTCTACGGCCGGGAATCGGCGGATATCCCGTCGCCGGAAGAGCGCGACGACGCGGAGATCGTCGGAGGTGAGGAACTGTGA
- a CDS encoding helix-turn-helix transcriptional regulator, whose translation MSICRRVSTDIETLEPSTGGAVASATATSSGWGIVPKPVLPLQLDGSAHIAALVGILALALLGGILVARNRYDQPTALTTEAEPDREEFITDRERVRQLLQENDGRMKQSAIVDSVDWSKAKVSRLLADLEEDGQVTKLRLGRENLVCLPGHEPTASKSPKQPTDD comes from the coding sequence ATGAGTATCTGCCGACGAGTTTCCACAGATATCGAGACGCTCGAGCCGTCGACCGGTGGGGCAGTCGCGTCAGCCACTGCCACGAGTTCGGGGTGGGGAATCGTCCCGAAACCCGTGCTGCCGCTTCAACTCGACGGAAGCGCGCACATCGCTGCGCTCGTCGGTATACTCGCGCTCGCGCTGCTCGGTGGGATACTCGTCGCTCGAAACCGATACGACCAACCGACCGCACTCACGACCGAGGCCGAACCCGACCGCGAAGAATTTATCACCGATCGAGAACGCGTTCGGCAGCTCTTGCAGGAGAACGATGGTCGGATGAAGCAATCGGCGATCGTCGACTCCGTCGACTGGTCGAAGGCGAAGGTCAGCCGCTTGCTCGCCGATCTCGAGGAGGACGGCCAGGTCACGAAACTCCGTCTCGGACGGGAAAACCTGGTCTGTCTGCCGGGACACGAACCCACGGCGTCGAAGTCGCCGAAACAGCCGACCGACGACTAG
- a CDS encoding MmgE/PrpD family protein produces MTETPSSGVAAELAEFVAALTTESIPEEALRAAERAILDTVGVTLAGAAADAGAVSVAAAVAESGETTVLGRDDRLPLSDAVFANASAGHALDFDDVALAAMDGHPSVPMVAPLLAIGEREGATGRDLLTAYVAGFETQGYLSRPISPGHYEGGWHATSTIGLFGATAAVARLLELSPERTEHALNIAASMPAGLKRNFGTTTKPIHAGQAARSATTAALLAANGATADPTAIDGDRGFFDLYRGETRPDLERLPDLGSRWALLEDGIDVKKYPCCYYTHSAIYAATGIAETNDIRADDIYEVVVTASQGAADALAHDDPRTGLEGKFSMPYLIASAIVRRGVGLAAFEDDRIDEPAVQAVRERVTLTVDSDLPYDSNAAHVAVTDRSGDVYERMQERPPGTHDDPLSNDELQEKFRMCADYAPGSVAVEDAVSALDDLRTVDDVRNVLESL; encoded by the coding sequence ATGACGGAGACACCCTCGAGCGGGGTGGCAGCGGAACTCGCCGAGTTCGTCGCCGCGCTCACGACCGAATCGATTCCCGAAGAGGCGCTCCGAGCGGCCGAACGGGCGATCCTCGATACCGTCGGCGTAACGCTCGCTGGAGCCGCTGCCGACGCGGGGGCGGTCTCTGTGGCGGCCGCTGTCGCGGAGTCCGGCGAGACGACGGTCCTCGGACGCGACGACCGATTGCCGCTTTCCGATGCGGTCTTCGCGAACGCATCCGCGGGCCACGCGCTGGATTTCGATGACGTCGCCCTGGCCGCGATGGACGGGCACCCGAGCGTCCCGATGGTCGCCCCACTGCTGGCCATCGGCGAGCGGGAGGGGGCGACGGGGCGGGACCTGTTGACCGCCTACGTCGCCGGATTCGAAACGCAAGGGTACCTCTCGCGACCGATCAGTCCCGGCCACTACGAAGGCGGATGGCACGCCACGTCGACCATCGGCCTCTTCGGGGCCACGGCCGCCGTCGCCCGACTGCTCGAACTCTCCCCAGAACGCACCGAACACGCGCTCAACATCGCCGCCTCGATGCCGGCCGGCCTCAAACGGAACTTCGGCACGACGACCAAACCGATCCACGCCGGCCAGGCCGCGCGATCCGCCACGACCGCGGCACTGCTCGCCGCCAACGGGGCGACGGCCGATCCGACGGCGATCGACGGCGACCGCGGGTTCTTCGACCTCTACAGGGGCGAGACACGGCCCGACCTCGAGCGACTGCCCGACCTCGGGTCCCGCTGGGCGCTGCTCGAGGACGGCATCGACGTGAAGAAATATCCCTGCTGTTACTACACGCACAGCGCGATCTACGCCGCGACCGGGATCGCGGAGACGAACGACATCCGGGCCGACGACATCTACGAGGTCGTCGTGACCGCCTCGCAGGGAGCCGCCGATGCGCTCGCCCACGACGACCCCCGGACGGGCCTCGAGGGGAAGTTCTCGATGCCGTATCTGATCGCCAGTGCGATCGTCCGCCGCGGGGTCGGCCTGGCCGCGTTCGAAGACGATCGGATCGACGAACCGGCAGTGCAGGCCGTCCGCGAACGCGTCACGCTGACGGTCGACTCGGACCTGCCGTACGATTCGAACGCCGCACACGTCGCCGTCACGGACCGTTCGGGAGACGTCTACGAGCGCATGCAGGAACGACCGCCGGGGACGCACGACGATCCGCTCTCGAACGACGAACTACAGGAAAAATTCAGAATGTGCGCCGACTACGCGCCGGGTTCGGTCGCGGTCGAGGACGCGGTGTCGGCCCTGGACGATCTCCGGACCGTCGACGACGTGAGGAACGTCCTGGAGTCGCTCTGA
- the mnhG gene encoding monovalent cation/H(+) antiporter subunit G, translating to MIETIRFWAIVVLIGFGVFFTFVAAVGVIRLPDVYARTHTASQADTLGAGLTLAAVALALGWQHAAVYCVLLLFFVFITNPTAAHAIARSAAETGVEARLDDEGPGDRGHDPGTTEAGEPATETGGEPQ from the coding sequence GTGATCGAGACCATCCGGTTCTGGGCGATCGTCGTCCTCATCGGATTCGGCGTGTTCTTCACGTTCGTCGCAGCTGTCGGCGTCATCCGGTTGCCCGACGTCTACGCGCGAACGCACACCGCGTCGCAAGCGGACACTCTCGGGGCAGGCCTGACGCTCGCGGCAGTCGCGCTGGCACTGGGGTGGCAGCACGCGGCGGTCTACTGCGTCCTGTTGTTGTTCTTCGTCTTCATTACGAACCCGACGGCGGCCCACGCGATCGCGCGGTCGGCCGCCGAAACGGGCGTCGAGGCGCGACTCGACGACGAGGGTCCCGGTGACCGTGGACACGATCCCGGGACGACCGAGGCGGGAGAGCCCGCGACCGAAACGGGAGGTGAGCCGCAGTGA
- a CDS encoding cation:proton antiporter, which produces MTPPLEDVFLIAAALFVGLAIVMFYRAVVGPTTQDRLLAVNVIGTNTVVILALLTVALDEPWFLDVALIYALLNFLMSVAISKFTVERGGVL; this is translated from the coding sequence GTGACGCCCCCGCTCGAGGACGTGTTCCTGATCGCCGCGGCGCTGTTCGTCGGTCTCGCGATCGTGATGTTTTATCGCGCCGTCGTGGGCCCGACGACCCAGGATCGACTGCTGGCGGTGAACGTCATCGGGACGAACACGGTGGTCATTCTCGCGCTGCTGACCGTTGCGCTCGACGAGCCGTGGTTTCTGGACGTCGCACTGATCTACGCGCTGTTGAACTTCCTGATGTCGGTCGCGATTTCGAAGTTCACCGTCGAACGGGGTGGTGTGCTGTGA